Genomic DNA from Fibrobacter sp. UWP2:
CGCACAAAAAACGCAGCGAGAACCGTTCACGGAACTTGGAAACCGAAGGCTCGTCGCTGTCTTGCGCTTCGGCAAAGGCAAACCCCGCGAACACCAGGGCAAACAGGAATATTTTCAGGACGCTCTTCATCAGGGGCCTTGAAAAGATAATAACATAAAGAGCCCCTAGCGCATTAGCCTGTTCCATAGCGCATCTTCTAGATCGCGTCTGGAATCTACGACGGCGACAACGAAAACCTGATTGAGGAGCTTCTTGTAGAATACCCGCCAGGGTGAAATGGATAATTCCCGATAGCCCCCTATTTGCAGGGCTTCGAGTTCGGCAGGGACTTTACCCAGGTTCGGGAACGACTCTAGCATTTTACATTCACGTTTGATTCTTGCCAAGACATCTCGGGCATTTTGGGGGCTGTCTTTTGCGATGAACGTGACTATGGATTTTAGGTCGAATGCGGCCGATTTCGACCAGATGACCTGAATTTTTTTACTTGGCATTCAGTTCACGCTCCAGAGAATCGAACAGGTCTTTTTGCGGAACGACTTCGCCTTTGGCGATTTCGGTTTCGCTCTGCGCGAACAACTTGAAGAGCTTGAGCCCGTCTTGCATGGTCTGGAATGTTTCAATGTCCAAGATGACTCCGCGAGCCTCCCCGTTCTGCGTGACCACGTAAGGCGTGTGTGACTCGCATACGTGATCCAAAACCTGTGCGGCATTCGCCTTGATGTATGAAATCGGCTTGATGTTCTTTATCGGGTTCATGATGAGCCTTTCTTGTTTAAATCGGACTGAATTTGGTATTAAATATAGTCTTTTGTTGCTAGATAGGCAACAGGGGCGGGCGTTAGTTTTGGATTTTTTTTCTCAGCTCAAAAAGAGCCCCTATAAGTTTTTACGGGTATTTCGCTCCGGGGACGTTCTTCAGGATTTCTTTCCAGAAGTCGCGGAATTCTTTTTCGTTGACAGTGCCGCCGGCGGAAAGTAGGCGGTAGTGCTCGCCTTGCCAGACGTAATCGACGGGGGAGGAGTCAAAGCCGTTGCGGGTGTAAAATTCGCGGCGGCGGTTCCTGCGTTCGAGTTCTTCGGCGTCCTTGGAATCTTCTTCGACTTCGATATCGACGACGATGCGCGTGTCGGGGTGTTGCCTGCGGATGGCTTGCAGAATTTTCGAGCCGTACCCACGGCTGCGCAGCTCTGGAACGACGGCGAAATAGACGATGTTCGTGATGTTGCCGTGCGTGATGGAGTTCGAGAACCCGCAGAACTTGGGTGTCGCTGCGTTCGCACCATCCTTCTTGTCGAAAAATGCCCAGAATTCCCGCTCGATTTTGTCGTCAAGCAAATGCTTTATCGGGATGCGTTCGTTCGCCGGGAACGCCGATTCGTACAGCGCCTTGACCTGCGGAAACCAGGGGGCATCTCTTGTGACATCGAAAAACTGGAGCATCAGCGAAAAGAATAGGATAATGCGGCATGTGCGTCAAGCAGGGTCGCAGACTTCTGTGCGTTTTAGTGTATATTTTCTCTCATGAAATCGTTTGAAAATAAAGTGGTCGTGGTGACGGGCGGGGCGCACGCGCTTGCCGTGAGTTTTGCGGGCCGCGTCGGCAACCCGCTCGACATCGCGAACATGGTGCTTTACCTCGCGAGCGACAAGGCCGGCTTTATTACCGGCGAAAACATCTGCATCGACGGCGGCATGACCCGCCAGATGATTTATCACAACGACTGTGGCTGGAAATTCGAAGGCTAGATGGTACTTTTTACTCGTTTTTAACATAAAATTTGCCGATATCGGCAAATTTTATGTATGTTTTGGTGTATGAAAGACCAAAATTTGCCGATAGATGCAATTTATATTTCCGTCACCCGCTTTGCGGAGAAGTACGGAGTTAGCGAGCGTACGGCCCGTAACTATTGTGCTACGGGCAAGATTGAGGGGGCTTTCCTTACCGGCAAGACTTGGAATATTCCTGCCGATACAGCCCTACCCAAGAAGGGGAAGGCGAAACTGTCGCCTCTGCTGGAACGCCTGCGCCAGGAAAAGCAGGGCCGCCTTAAGGGGGGCATTTATCATCGCACGCAGATAGACTTGACCTACAATTCGAACCATATCGAAGGGAGCCGCTTGACCAAGGAACAGACTCGGTTCATTTTCGAGACGAATACGCTGGGGGCGACCTCCGAGAACACGCGCATCGACGACATCATGGAAACTGTCAACCATTTCCGCTGTATTGACTATGTCATTGACCATGCGACGGACAAGGTGACTGAGGCGCACATCAAGCAACTCCATCGGATTCTGAAAGCGAATACTTCGGATAGCCAGAAAGACTGGTTTGTGGTGGGGGATTACAAGAAATTACCCAACGAAGTGGGCGAGGAAAAGACCGTGGAGCCCAAGGCCGTGCACAAGCACATGGCAAAATTGATTTCGGACATCAATTCGAAAGGCACGATTTCTTTGGATGACGTGATCGATTTCCATGTGAAGTTCGAACGGATTCACCCGTTCCAGGATGGCAATGGCCGCGTTGGTCGACTGCTTATGCTCTGGCAATGCCTGCAAAACAGGATTGTCCCGTTCATCATTAGCGAGGAACTGCGGCTGTTCTATTACCGAGGAATCCAGAAGTGGGGTCGTGTGAACGAATTCATGCAGGACACTTGCCTTACGGCGCAGGACAACTATAAGGCCCTGCTGGATTACTTCAAGATAAAGTACTGAAAAACGGTGCCCCCTTGACCATAATGGATGGCGGCGAGCACTGGTTTCACACTGCCGAACAAATGGCCTTTCTGGACAAGTGGATCCTAAAATAAAAATTATTGACGGTTATTAAATAATAACCTATATTAATTGTGCCGAAGATATTTGAAAGGGGTGGAATCTCTTTATGAACGAGATTTCGGAAAAAGATGTAAAAAGGCTTTGGGTCGAGAAAGACGCTGTTTGTGTTGAACTGAAAGACGGCCGAATCGGGCGGGAACTCATTCGCGATTACGAACCGCTGCGGAAGGCAACGCGAAAACAGTTGGAGAACTGTCGCGTTGATTGCGATGGTGTGTGGTTTGACGATCTGGACGAGGGCCTGGAACTTTCGGGATTCTTTTCGCCAAAAAAGACAAATCCCATTGGCCGCGTATTCTGGCTGTTCCCCGAACTGAACGCATCGGCGTTTGCCCGCCGATTGGGGATCCCTCAGCCCCTGTTCGCCGCATACGTAAACGGAACGAAGAAACCTTCTGCGGCAAGGAAAAAACTCATTGACGAGGAACTGCGCCGTATCGGCAGGGAGCTGCTGAAAACCGTGGCGTAGTGGATTAGGGAATAATTATATTTCCACTGGATAAATGTAGCCGTTGGGCGAAGGATTTTTATGAAAAAGATTTTTGTGGCGCTTTGCATGGTGGCGTTTTTGGCGGCGTGTGATGATTCGTCGTCGGCATCGGCAGAGAACAATGAACCTACGACTTTGAGTAGTGCCGAAGAGCAGGGAAGTTCGTCTTCAACAAAAAAATTGACCGATTCTAGCGATTCACGCTGCGAGGAGTGTAACGACGAAGCAATCTCTAGCAGCGGCAATGCGGAGTCTAGTTGTTCGGAGGAATTGTCCGAGACAAGTAGTAGCTCTGCGGACAAGATGGAGTCTTCGTCGAATTCTGAATTTTTGGCAACTCCTTGCAAAACAGAAACTGAAGACAACTGTGAATATGGGACTGTACTTGATGACCGCGATGGTCAAACCTACAAGACTGTAAAAATCGGCGACCAATGGTGGATGGCGGAGAACCTCAACTACGAAATGGATAACAGTTTCTGCTACAATGATTCTGCCGAATATTGCGAAAAATACGGTCGCCTTTACACGTGGGCTGCTGCCATGGACAGTGCGGGCACTTGGAGCACGAACGGTAAGGGTTGTGGTTATGATCAGACTTGTTCTCCGACTTATCCCGTTCGTGGCGTCTGCCCCGAGGGCTGGCACCTGCCTGATACAACGGAATGGAATGCCCTGTTCACGGCAGTCGGCGGTCAATTAACCGCAGGCAAGGTGCTCAAGTCCACATCCGGATGGTATAGTAGTGGCAATGGCACGGATGCCTACTCGTTCTCGGCGTTGCCCGCCGGCAACAGGAACCGCCATGGCTACTTCTACAACGATGGCTACAACGCGGACTTCTGGAGTGCCACTGAGGACGATAGCTCCGGCGCGTACTACATGTACTTGGGCTACGACAGCGAGGGTGCGTACCTGCACGACGGCTATAAGATCTACGGGTTTTCAGTTCGTTGTCTCAAGGACTAATAGTGAGGCGAATCCTGCACGGAAATGCTAGCATTTCCGTATAGGTGAGCCGAGTAGCGAGGGCCTCCGTAGGAGTCCCCTAGCAGGGCGAATGGATTGCTTCACCCCTGCTTGGGGTTCGCAATGACGTAATTCGGGGTTTTAGGGGCGGAGCCCCTAGGCGTGAGGGTGTATGGAAGACGCGGCGTGCCGCGGCTGCAATCAGGGGGATTCGTCCCCCTTTGGTGTATTTTTAACTATATTTCCCCCGGAAACATTCTAATTAACAGAGGTTCAAAAAATGAATTATTTCAATTCTATCCCTATGCGTCGCCAACTCGAAGAAATTGGCCACTGCCGTTTCATGGAACATTCTGAATTCAGCCGTGGTGTTGAAGCCCTCAAGGGTAAGAAGATCGTGTTCGTCGGTTGCGGTGCCCAGGGTCTCCATCAGGGTCTTGACCTGCGCGATAGCGGCCTCGACGTCTCTTACACGCTCCGCAAGGAAGCTATCGAACAGAAGCGCCAGTCCTGGAAGAACGCTACTGAAAACGGCTTCAAGGTCGGTACCTACGAAGAAATGATTCCGGATGCAGACCTCGTTTGCAACCTCACACCGGACAAGCAGCACCACAACGTGATCCCGGCCATCATGAAGCTCATGAAGAAGGGCGCCGCCCTCTCTTACAGCCACGGCTTCAACATCGTTGAAGAAGGCCAGGAAATCCGTAAGGACATCACCGTGATCATGGTCGCCCCGAAGGGCCCGGGTTCCGAAGTCCGTAGCGAATACGTTCGCGGTTTCGGTATGCCCTGCCTTATCGCCGTGCACCCGGAAAACGACCCCGAAGGTAAGGGTTGGGACTACGCCAAGGCTTACGCCGCTGGCCTCCATGCCGACCGTCCGGGCGTTCTCGAAAGCTCTTTCGTTGCCGAAGTGAAGTCCGACCTCATGGGCGAACAGACCATCCTTTGCGGTATGCTCCAGACCGGCACGATCCTCTGCTACGACAAGATGGTGAAGGATTTCGGCGTTGAACCGGCTTACGCGGTCAAGCTGCTCCAGTACGGCTGGGAAACCATTTCCGAAGCCCTGAAGCACGGCGGCATCACCAACATGATGGACCGTCTCTCCAACCCGGCCAAAATCCGCGCCACGGAACTCGCCGAAAAGATGAAGAAGATCATGAAGCCGCTCTACTGCGAACACCAGGACAACATCATCTCTGGCAAGTTCTCCAGCACCATGATGGTCGACTGGGAAGCCGGCGACAAGGATTTGCTCAAGTGGCGTGGCGAAACGGGCGAGCTCGAATTCGAAAAGGTCGAAGCTACCGACAAGGTCATCACCGAACAGGAATACTTCGACCGCGGCGTTCTCATGACCGCCATGATCAAGGCCGGTGTGGAACTCGCTTTCGAAACCATGTGCTCCGTGGGCATCAAGCCGATGAGCGCCTACTACGAATCCCTCCACGAGACTCCGCTTATCGCGAACCTCATCGCTCGTAAGAAGTTGTACGAAATGAACCGCGTGATCAGCGACACCGCCGAATACGGCTGCTACCTGTTCGCCAACAAGTGCGTGCCTCTGCTCGCCGACTTCATGAAGAACGAAGTGAAGAAGGACGACATCGGCGCTATCTACGGCGAAGGCAAGACCACCGCTGTGGATAACGAAGAGCTCATCAAGGTGAACAAGAACATCCGTCAGCATCCGGTGGAAGAAGTCGGTGCTTGGCTGCGCGAACGCATGTCCGGCATGACGAAAGTTGTCTAATCTCTGATTATCCAACTTTCGTGGATTTTCGAGGTTCGAAAAAATAACACAATTAAAAAAGAGGCCCGTCGTTGACGGGTCTCTTTTTTATTTTTAGGGACGTATGTTGAAGATGAGTAAGCTTATTTTGATGGCGGCCCTGACATGGTTTCTGTTCGCCTGTTCCAATTCGGATAAGCCCCTCGGCGCTATTGTCTCTGTAGATGAAAGTTATGAGGGAATGCTTGTCCTCGAAGCCTCGGGGAAAACGGTACTGCTGGGTGTAAATGGTGTGAATGTCCCCTCTCGGGAAACCCCTGAAATGGCGGTGCGTTTGGATTACTCGTTTTCCATGGGCATACACGAGGTGACTTGTGGGGAATTTGCCGCACTCATGGGGAGTCACGAAGCTTGCGAAAACAGCGAGTATCCCGTGACCGGCGTTACGTATTTTGATGCCGTGCTGTTTGCCAATGCCAAGAGCAAGTCCGAAGGCAAGGATACGGTGTATACCTATTCAAAAGTCTCGTACGAAGGTTCCGGTCGCTGTGTCAACCTCGAAGGGCTTGTGTTCCACCCGGAGGTGGATGGTTTTCGACTTCCGACCGAGGCGGAGTGGGTTTTGGCCGCGAGCATAGGCTGGAATCCTGCAAATGGGTGGAACTCGACTAACTCGGGCCACCATTTGCACAAGGTATGTTCCGCACAAGATGTTGGCGAAAAAACGGCAGAATCCATTGACAAGTACACCGTTTTTTGCGATATGGCGGGAAACGCGATGGAGTGGGTCAACGACTGGCAAGGGCAATTCCGCGACACGACGGTGACAAACTACGTGGGCGCTCCCGATGGCGGTGCCCGCGAGGAGCGTGTGGTGAAGGGCGGGAGCTTCCGCAACGATCCCTCGACAATGAAGTTGTACAGTCGCGGCGATGTTTATACGGTGACGTCGTCGACCATGGCAGAATACGTTGGCTTTCGAATAGCATATGGCAGCATCCCCAATGCTGTATGGATGTCCTCTAACGGTGCGGCGTCTGGCAGTCGTTTTGTGACATTGGCAACTTCGGCGCAGGTGAAGTCCATGACGGGTTCCTTCCATACCAAGCTGGCGTTCCGTAACGACCTCACGGGGAATCTCGCCTTTATTGACTATGCGAGCGGCTTGCCCTCTGTTGTGGAGGTCGCGGACACTATGGAGGTCTACCACCCGGAAATATCTCCCGACGGGAACCGCGTGGCGTTTTGCACAAAGCTGGAGGGCGTGTCCGGGAAATCGGCACTTTATGTCCGCAATCTGAAGGCGGATGGAAGCGGGTTAGTGAAGTTGGATGTGGAAAGCGCGGCGATCCCGCGTTGGCGAATCACCGAAACTGGTGACACGGCGATTGTCTATGTGACGGATGCTGGCAACAACAAGGACATGGCCTCTTTCAAGTCTGCCTCCACCTGGCAAGTGACATTTGAAAACGGCAAGTTTGGGACTCCCACGAAACTTTACGACGGCGCCTTCCATGGTGGAATCAGCAGCGATAACCAGTTGGCTGTGACGGGCGCGCGGCTCCTCCGTGCCCGTGTGGGCAACAGCGATACCCTTTGGTATAACGGGGAACAAGCCTGCAATGTTTCCCTTTCCCGGGACTCCTCGAACAGGACTGTGTTCCTTGACTTTGGCGGCGCTACGGGGCGTTCGTTTGTTGGAAATGACTATGGTGTTCACGAAGCGCTCCTTGTGGTAGACAGCACTGGGAAACTGGTTCGGGCGGTCCCTGCCCCGACCGGCTACAGCTTTGATCACACGGAGTGGCTGGTGGGGGACATGTCCCCGGTGAGTGGCTACCAAGGAGAGGGAGGGCTCGTTGTGGCGACGCTCGCCAACGCCAACGGGGTGCATGGTAAAATAGTTCTGGTAGACATTGCCGATAGTTCCATTACGGACCTTGTGGAGGGCGACGAATTGTGGCATCCGAGCTTTTGGACCATGGACGTGTCCAAGCGCATAGATGCGGGGTCGGTGAATGTGGACAGCGCCGGTGTGTACTTTGGCGATGGTGGAGGCCAGGCGGCCATTATATTGCGTTACAAGCTGGATTTGCTGTGGAACTACAAGGACGAGGCCAAGGTCGTCATATTGGGGTCTTCCCGCTCCATGAACGGGTTGAACCCGTTGGAAATGGACGAGAACCTATTCACGATTAATTTGTCCAACGTTCCCAACTCCATGTTTGTTTC
This window encodes:
- a CDS encoding SDR family oxidoreductase, translating into MKSFENKVVVVTGGAHALAVSFAGRVGNPLDIANMVLYLASDKAGFITGENICIDGGMTRQMIYHNDCGWKFEG
- a CDS encoding Fic family protein; amino-acid sequence: MKDQNLPIDAIYISVTRFAEKYGVSERTARNYCATGKIEGAFLTGKTWNIPADTALPKKGKAKLSPLLERLRQEKQGRLKGGIYHRTQIDLTYNSNHIEGSRLTKEQTRFIFETNTLGATSENTRIDDIMETVNHFRCIDYVIDHATDKVTEAHIKQLHRILKANTSDSQKDWFVVGDYKKLPNEVGEEKTVEPKAVHKHMAKLISDINSKGTISLDDVIDFHVKFERIHPFQDGNGRVGRLLMLWQCLQNRIVPFIISEELRLFYYRGIQKWGRVNEFMQDTCLTAQDNYKALLDYFKIKY
- a CDS encoding type II toxin-antitoxin system RelE/ParE family toxin translates to MPSKKIQVIWSKSAAFDLKSIVTFIAKDSPQNARDVLARIKRECKMLESFPNLGKVPAELEALQIGGYRELSISPWRVFYKKLLNQVFVVAVVDSRRDLEDALWNRLMR
- a CDS encoding TIGR02171 family protein, which codes for MLKMSKLILMAALTWFLFACSNSDKPLGAIVSVDESYEGMLVLEASGKTVLLGVNGVNVPSRETPEMAVRLDYSFSMGIHEVTCGEFAALMGSHEACENSEYPVTGVTYFDAVLFANAKSKSEGKDTVYTYSKVSYEGSGRCVNLEGLVFHPEVDGFRLPTEAEWVLAASIGWNPANGWNSTNSGHHLHKVCSAQDVGEKTAESIDKYTVFCDMAGNAMEWVNDWQGQFRDTTVTNYVGAPDGGAREERVVKGGSFRNDPSTMKLYSRGDVYTVTSSTMAEYVGFRIAYGSIPNAVWMSSNGAASGSRFVTLATSAQVKSMTGSFHTKLAFRNDLTGNLAFIDYASGLPSVVEVADTMEVYHPEISPDGNRVAFCTKLEGVSGKSALYVRNLKADGSGLVKLDVESAAIPRWRITETGDTAIVYVTDAGNNKDMASFKSASTWQVTFENGKFGTPTKLYDGAFHGGISSDNQLAVTGARLLRARVGNSDTLWYNGEQACNVSLSRDSSNRTVFLDFGGATGRSFVGNDYGVHEALLVVDSTGKLVRAVPAPTGYSFDHTEWLVGDMSPVSGYQGEGGLVVATLANANGVHGKIVLVDIADSSITDLVEGDELWHPSFWTMDVSKRIDAGSVNVDSAGVYFGDGGGQAAIILRYKLDLLWNYKDEAKVVILGSSRSMNGLNPLEMDENLFTINLSNVPNSMFVSDYLLQNYVIPHVKNIKYLVLSLDIDMWWKKENNNDDNFFYSEYRQYPGYVYDENHSFWKDGVPKDLPYLTSVSPGMDYYYNNFIPTRGVNANNMECGGWATATVDRDSNWVKDDGMLFENNLQRLERMVETAANRNIVVVGIIFPMSPGYASTGSFGRYGIRRSEAPGLIKKIKAISDRFPNFILMDENKMGAHDYDDAMAENNDHLCLVGASQMTSRLNELLKKLD
- a CDS encoding type II toxin-antitoxin system Phd/YefM family antitoxin — translated: MNPIKNIKPISYIKANAAQVLDHVCESHTPYVVTQNGEARGVILDIETFQTMQDGLKLFKLFAQSETEIAKGEVVPQKDLFDSLERELNAK
- a CDS encoding DUF2442 domain-containing protein; the encoded protein is MNEISEKDVKRLWVEKDAVCVELKDGRIGRELIRDYEPLRKATRKQLENCRVDCDGVWFDDLDEGLELSGFFSPKKTNPIGRVFWLFPELNASAFARRLGIPQPLFAAYVNGTKKPSAARKKLIDEELRRIGRELLKTVA
- a CDS encoding GNAT family N-acetyltransferase — translated: MLQFFDVTRDAPWFPQVKALYESAFPANERIPIKHLLDDKIEREFWAFFDKKDGANAATPKFCGFSNSITHGNITNIVYFAVVPELRSRGYGSKILQAIRRQHPDTRIVVDIEVEEDSKDAEELERRNRRREFYTRNGFDSSPVDYVWQGEHYRLLSAGGTVNEKEFRDFWKEILKNVPGAKYP
- the ilvC gene encoding ketol-acid reductoisomerase, yielding MNYFNSIPMRRQLEEIGHCRFMEHSEFSRGVEALKGKKIVFVGCGAQGLHQGLDLRDSGLDVSYTLRKEAIEQKRQSWKNATENGFKVGTYEEMIPDADLVCNLTPDKQHHNVIPAIMKLMKKGAALSYSHGFNIVEEGQEIRKDITVIMVAPKGPGSEVRSEYVRGFGMPCLIAVHPENDPEGKGWDYAKAYAAGLHADRPGVLESSFVAEVKSDLMGEQTILCGMLQTGTILCYDKMVKDFGVEPAYAVKLLQYGWETISEALKHGGITNMMDRLSNPAKIRATELAEKMKKIMKPLYCEHQDNIISGKFSSTMMVDWEAGDKDLLKWRGETGELEFEKVEATDKVITEQEYFDRGVLMTAMIKAGVELAFETMCSVGIKPMSAYYESLHETPLIANLIARKKLYEMNRVISDTAEYGCYLFANKCVPLLADFMKNEVKKDDIGAIYGEGKTTAVDNEELIKVNKNIRQHPVEEVGAWLRERMSGMTKVV
- a CDS encoding fibrobacter succinogenes major paralogous domain-containing protein translates to MKKIFVALCMVAFLAACDDSSSASAENNEPTTLSSAEEQGSSSSTKKLTDSSDSRCEECNDEAISSSGNAESSCSEELSETSSSSADKMESSSNSEFLATPCKTETEDNCEYGTVLDDRDGQTYKTVKIGDQWWMAENLNYEMDNSFCYNDSAEYCEKYGRLYTWAAAMDSAGTWSTNGKGCGYDQTCSPTYPVRGVCPEGWHLPDTTEWNALFTAVGGQLTAGKVLKSTSGWYSSGNGTDAYSFSALPAGNRNRHGYFYNDGYNADFWSATEDDSSGAYYMYLGYDSEGAYLHDGYKIYGFSVRCLKD